A single genomic interval of Aedes aegypti strain LVP_AGWG chromosome 1, AaegL5.0 Primary Assembly, whole genome shotgun sequence harbors:
- the LOC110678859 gene encoding 26S proteasome non-ATPase regulatory subunit 6-like: MPIENLEEQGLEKNPKLELAQIKFLLSLPEHNQDKALSEKLMTAIKADNMASWYEIVCKDLNWMVDQKLLADMKEVNQKKLQELDDVIDDAEKNLGEMEVREANLKKSEFLCRIGDKEGAISAFRKTYDKTVSLGHRLDIVFHNIRIGLFYLDHDLITRNIEKAKTLIEEGGDWDRRNRLKVYQGAYCVAIRDFKAAANFFLDTVSTFTSYELMDYASFVRYTVYVSMISLPRNELRDKVVKGSEIQEVLHQLPDVKDYLFSLYNCHYSDFFKNLAQVESFLRQDVLFHPHYRFYVREMRIQAYTQLLESYRSLTLQYMADAFGVSVDYIDSELSRFIAAGRLHCKVDRVGGIVETNRPDSKNWQYQATIKQGDILLNRVQKLSRVINI; encoded by the coding sequence ATGCCGATCGAAAACCTTGAGGAGCAGGGCTTGGAGAAGAACCCAAAATTGGAACTGGCACAAATCAAATTTTTGCTGAGTCTTCCGGAACATAACCAGGATAAAGCCCTATCGGAGAAGCTGATGACGGCTATCAAGGCGGACAATATGGCATCCTGGTACGAGATTGTGTGCAAGGATTTGAACTGGATGGTCGATCAGAAACTGCTGGCCGATATGAAGGAGGTCAATCAGAAAAAGCTACAGGAATTGGATGACGTGATTGACGATGCGGAGAAAAATCTTGGCGAAATGGAAGTAAGAGAGGCCAATTTGAAGAAGTCGGAGTTTTTGTGCCGCATTGGTGATAAGGAGGGAGCGATTTCCGCTTTCCGGAAGACGTACGATAAGACTGTTTCGTTGGGACATCGGCTCGATATTGTGTTCCACAACATTCGGATTGGGTTGTTCTATTTGGACCACGATTTGATTACCCGGAACATCGAAAAGGCCAAGACCCTAATTGAGGAAGGCGGAGATTGGGACCGGCGCAATCGGCTTAAGGTATATCAAGGAGCCTATTGTGTGGCGATTCGCGATTTCAAGGCTGCCGCAAACTTCTTTCTGGATACTGTAAGCACCTTCACAAGCTACGAATTGATGGATTACGCGTCTTTTGTTCGCTACACCGTTTATGTGAGCATGATAAGCCTTCCTCGGAACGAGCTTCGCGACAAAGTGGTCAAAGGCTCAGAAATTCAGGAAGTTTTGCATCAACTACCGGATGTTAAAGATTATCTATTTTCCCTATACAATTGTCATTATtcggatttcttcaaaaatctcgcACAAGTTGAATCTTTCCTCCGGCAAGATGTTCTGTTCCATCCTCATTACCGTTTCTACGTTCGAGAGATGAGAATTCAGGCCTATACTCAGTTGCTGGAGTCGTACCGCTCCCTCACCCTGCAGTACATGGCGGACGCTTTCGGAGTCTCTGTGGATTACATCGATTCCGAACTGTCCAGATTCATTGCCGCTGGTCGTCTCCATTGCAAGGTGGATCGCGTGGGAGGAATCGTGGAAACCAACCGTCCGGATAGCAAGAACTGGCAGTATCAAGCCACCATCAAACAGGGAGACATCCTGCTGAATCGTGTGCAGAAACTAAGCAGAGTCATCAACATTTAG